The Mustela nigripes isolate SB6536 chromosome 8, MUSNIG.SB6536, whole genome shotgun sequence DNA segment CAAGCCAAGAGGGCCAGGGCTGCACCAGGCCCATGTTGGGGGGTGTCAGGGAAGGGCTGCTGGCTCCCTCAGCTTCCATAGGGGGAGGAGACCCAGGGTGGTGCATGGAGTATGGGGCTGCACCtgtgctgcccctcccccactcactcccACCTCTGGACGTTGCAGCCCTCAGTAACTCAGGGCCCAGAAATTTGACAGCTTTCCTGCAGGAAACATCGGGGGGCAATGGGTGGGGGGCACCCTGCCGACCCTGCCCAACCTGCCCTCTGAGGGACAGGGAATCCCCAGAGGGTGGGTCACCATTGCTAGTTGGCTGAGGAACCCCAGCCATCCCTGCCTGTCCCTGTCAGCCTTGTCCTGGACCTTGGGTGGCCAGGCTGGCTGAGGGGTCCCACATCCACAGGTGACGGGCAAGTTCCGCGGGGGCGTGAACCCCTTCACCCGAGGCTGCTATGGGAATGTGGAGCACGTGCTGTGCAGCCCTCTGGCACCCCGGTGAGGCCTGGATGGGGTGTCAAGGGGCCTCTGCCGGGTTTGGGGTGGGCAGGTGTGGACCCTCAGCCCGGTTGACCTCTGCCTCTGGCAGGTGCGGCCAGCCTTGCCTTTGGTGAGCGTTCAGGCCCGGTCACCCTGGTCTGGCCATTgacccctctgcccccacccccggcgcAGGTACGTGGTGGAGCCCCCCCGGCTGCCGCTGGCTGCTCGCCTGAAACCGCCCTTCCTTCGGCCTGAGCTCCTGGAGCGAGCTGCCCCACTCAAGGTCAAGCTTAGTGACAACGGGCTGAAGTCTGGCCTGGGCCGCAGCAAGGTGGGGGCCCTGGGGTCAGGTAGGGGGTGGGGTAAAGGGCAGACCCTTGGAGGCAGGAAGCAGCTTTGTTGGAAGGGGCCTGGAGTGGAAGGGGGAGGAATTGGGTAGATTCTGGAGAAGGGACTagggcccagggctcagggaggAATCCCCAATTATGCCCCACCCTTGGCCCACACCCTACCCAACACTGACCACGCCCCCTCCCAGTCCAAGGGCAGTCTGGACCGGCTGGATGAGAAGCCGCTGGACCTGGGGCCGCCACTGCCCCCCAAGGCGGAGGCCGGCACGTTCGGAGGTGACCTGCAGACCCCACGCCCAAGCAGTGCTGGTGAGGTGGTGGTGgccagacagagggagggacatGGACTGACCCCAGCCTGACCGTGGTCCATCTCCCCAGAGAGCGCCCTGTCGGCGCAGAGGACCAGCCCCCCGACACCTGCCATGTACAAGTTCCGGCCTGCCTTTCCCTCGGGTCCCAAGGCGCCCTTCTGCGGGCCTGGTGATCAGGTGAGGAGGCCTGGCCCCACCCCAGGAAGTCCTACTCTCCCCCTCCTAGAGaccctgtccccagaggccttAGCCCCTAGGTCCCATTCCTGGAGGACTTGCTCCAGGAGGCCCTGTCCCTGGGGCCATAGGGTCATAGAGAGCCTTGTGGGCGCCAGCAGGACCTCACTCTGTGGGAATTCCAGCTAGGCATGAAGGAAGGGCTGGCACAGGCTGTCCTGGCTGGCCCCTTCTCCTTGGCTGGTAGCATTGCCCGCTGGCCTGGTAGGCGGCTGCCCCCAGGGACAGTGTGTGCCAGGATGCCTGGAATTCCACTATTAGTCACTCTGTAAGGCCCACGGGAAGGCTTCAGAAGAATTTGAGATTGTTTAAgaaagcacatttattttttctgagttgTATAAGTACTCTGAGATCACTGCGGAGCAGTTGGCAACCCTGGACAGCCTGAGGAATGATCCAGAACCCCAAACATTCCCAGGCTGCCCACCCTCTTTCGTGGCCATCTAAGAGGCGAGCCTGTGACTGGGCCAGTATGCCTGGACTGGTCGGTCGCCTCCCCCCAGGACTGATGCCCTGCTCAAGCCAGCATCAGCATCTCTGGGCTAGGCAGGGAATTTGGGCCTCCTCGGCCAGCATGCCATGGTCCTGTCCCAGGAGGGGTGTCCATCAGCCCTTCTTGGGAATGGGAGGCTTTAGGTGCCCTTGCCTGCCTCATCTTGATGGGATTGTCCTGGGTCCCACAAGGATTCTGGCCTGAGGACCCTGAGgacacatttgtcaaaatcccCTCTGGGTTTTGAGTTCTGCAGGCTCTCATCCCCAGCCCAAGCCTGTGCCTACTTGCTTTGCTtcacagagactcagagaggccCCTCCTCGCTGTTGCTATGGCTGTCCCCCAGGAGGCCCTGCCCCATGTGGGCTCTGAGGGGCCTGCCCTGGGTAGATGCAGTACCCAGCTCTGGTCTTACGTGGCCATGACTGCAGTTCTCAGCTGTGACGTGCCTGGGAGAGGGCTCTGGGCCTCTGTGTGGTTATTTTATCTCCTCAAGGCCCAGCTCCCGAGGCTGtccccacagccccctcctctTCTGTGGAGAAGTAGGAGCAGGAGAAGGGTGCCTAGCCTTCCCTGGGGAGGCAGCGTTTGGGTGCTCTTTTCTCCCCTGTCCCCACTTCCTTCTGTGGTGGGCAAGGAAGAGGTGGTTAGGGGATGGAGACCTTCCGGGAGCAGCTTGTCGGTTACACGGGTCACTGAGATTGTAGCCTCTAGGGGTGGGGCACAGAGCACCTGCTGGCTGGGCCGTAGTAGATGTGTGCCCTCTCTCCCCACAGGTCACTGGCCCCGACTCCCTGACGCTGGGAGAGGACAGCATCCACAGCCTGGACTTTGTGTCAGAGCCCAGCCTGGACCTTCCTGACTACACGTCCGGAGGCCTGCACGCCACCTACCCCCCATCCCCGCCACTCAGCGCTGCTGACACGTTTTCGGGTGCCCTGCGCTCCCTGAGCCTCAAGGCGGCCAGCCGGAGGGCTGGGGACCACGTGGCCCTGCAGCCTCTGCGCTCTGAGGGCGGGCCCCCAACACCCCACCGCAGCATCTTCGCCCCCCACGCGCTGCCCAACCGCAACGGCAGCCTGTCCTACGACAGTCTGCTCAACCCCGGCTCGCCCAGCGGCCACACATGCCCAGCCCACCCCTCGGCCGGCGTGGCCAGCTATCGCTCGCCCTACTTGCACCCAGGGGCGGTGGGTGACCCACCGCGGCCCCCGCCCCGTAGCTTCAGCCCGGTGCTGGGCCCCCGGCCGCGGGAGCCCTCACCTGTGCGCTACGATAACCTGTCCCGGACCATCATGGCCTCCATCCAGGAGCGCAAGGACAGGGAAGAGCGGGAACGGCTGCTGCGCTCCCAGGCAGACTCGCTCTTCGGCGACTCGGGCGTCTATGACGCGCCCAGCTCCTACAGCCTGCAGCAGGCCAGCGTGCTGTCCGAGGGCCCCCGTGGCCCGGCCCTGCGCTACGGCTCCAGAGATGACCTAGTTGCGGGGCCCGGCTTCGGTGGTGCCCGCAACCCTGCGCTGCAGACTTCGCTGTCCTCGCTGTCCAGCGCCGTGAGCCGGGCCCCGcggacctcctcctcctccctacaGGCTGACCTGGCCAACAACAATGCCCCCGGGCCTCGGCCTGGCAGTGGCTCACACAGGTCTCCGGTGCGCCAGGgcccgccctccccacccagcactcCCCGCTCACCCTCCTATGCAGGCCCCAAAGCTGTCGCCTTCATCCACACGGACCTCCCGGAGTCACCACCCTCGCTGGCCGTGCAGAGGtgggtgctgggggcggggggcttccCGGCACAGGCCAGGTATCTGGCTGCCTGTAGGACATCTTAGCTGAGCATGCGGGGGCTATCTGGGAAGCCAGTGGTTGCCTCTGGGGGCAGTGGGGTGCTCATCCTCTTTAGAGGCTCCCGCCCAGACTGTGTGAGGGTTGCCCAGCTCCAAGGATGCCCTGACACATCCAAGGATAGCAGGTGAGGAGGATTTGCACCTTGAGCCCCAAGGCTGCACATTCTCCTGCAGCTGGTGCAACCAAGTGGCAGGGGGACCCCGGGGTTTCTTCCCCTGGAGACAGTGTGGGTCGAGGAGGCTGAGTCTGGGGGACATCATCCGGCAGCAGGACATGATGGCCTGGGAGCAGGAAGTAAGGGGATGGGGAAATAGGCCCAGAGGGGCAGGCTGGTTCCAGGCTCCTGGCAGGTGGGTAATAGGAAGCAGGGATGGCTGCTTCACAGGGTCAGGTCCAAGTAAATGAGCTGAGCGCCTGGGGTGTGTGGCTGTCATCAGGGCGTCTCCTCTGCCACCTTGAGCATGGACTCAGTGAGGAGGCCCCTGCTGCGGCTGGAACCGGCCCAGTGGGTGGCAGCTGGACAGTGAGGTGGGATGGCAGCCACAGGAGGGCAGCCCATCCTCGTGAGTGTTTGGGCAGCGATGTCAGAAATGCTGTTGGCCAGTACTGGGCaggctggagggcaggaagacagCCTCTTGTTTTCCTaagagggagcagggaaggagccAGAGTCACCCCTGGGCTCCTCAGCTTGGGGCACTGGGACAgtgcagggctctgggattgGTGCCAATGGGAGGGATTGAGAGACCTGGGAGGGGGCTGATGGCCATTCTGACATCTGTCTGTCCTGTGGCAACATAGTCCCCTCTCTGCAGGCTGTatacccccacccaccctctgggTGGGCCCTCCTGAGCTCAGAGGCAGGGGCCACCCCGGGCTTTGTCTGTGTCTGCATCATCTGTCCCGTTGCCTCTGCTGGCCTCTGTCATGCCGTGGTCCCGTGTTCACTGTGTGTGCGCGTGTATGTGCTTGTTTTGATGCAGGGACCACCCTCAGCTGAAGACCCCCCCAAGTAAGCTTAACGGGCAGTCCCCTGGCCTGGCCCGCCTGGGGCCTGCCGCTGGCCCCCCGGGGCCCTCCGCCAGCCCTGCCCGGCACACGCTCGTTAAGAAGGTGTCCGGCGTGGGTGGGACCACGTACGAGATCTCAGTGTGAGGACTGACTGCCATCCATCCGCCGTGGAGCCCCGGGGACCAGGACCCCCAGCGGCTGCCCTCCCCTCCCGACTGCTCTGCTCCGGGAGACCAGGAGGCCCAGGCCTGGTGTGGACACGTCAGCGGAAGAGAACACGCCTCCAACAAGCCTACCCCTCTTCCTCCGCCTGTCCATCTGCCCATCTGCTTGACAGGG contains these protein-coding regions:
- the ZDHHC8 gene encoding palmitoyltransferase ZDHHC8 isoform X1: MPRSPGTRLKPAKYIPVATAAALLVGSSTLFFVFTCPWLTRAVSPAVPVYNGIIFLFVLANFSMATFMDPGIFPRADEDEDKEDDFRAPLYKNVDVRGIQVRMKWCATCHFYRPPRCSHCSVCDNCVEDFDHHCPWVNNCIGRRNYRYFFLFLLSLSAHMVGVVAFGLVYVLNHAEGLGAAHTTITMAVMCVAGLFFIPVIGLTGFHVVLVTRGRTTNEQVTGKFRGGVNPFTRGCYGNVEHVLCSPLAPRYVVEPPRLPLAARLKPPFLRPELLERAAPLKVKLSDNGLKSGLGRSKSKGSLDRLDEKPLDLGPPLPPKAEAGTFGGDLQTPRPSSAESALSAQRTSPPTPAMYKFRPAFPSGPKAPFCGPGDQVTGPDSLTLGEDSIHSLDFVSEPSLDLPDYTSGGLHATYPPSPPLSAADTFSGALRSLSLKAASRRAGDHVALQPLRSEGGPPTPHRSIFAPHALPNRNGSLSYDSLLNPGSPSGHTCPAHPSAGVASYRSPYLHPGAVGDPPRPPPRSFSPVLGPRPREPSPVRYDNLSRTIMASIQERKDREERERLLRSQADSLFGDSGVYDAPSSYSLQQASVLSEGPRGPALRYGSRDDLVAGPGFGGARNPALQTSLSSLSSAVSRAPRTSSSSLQADLANNNAPGPRPGSGSHRSPVRQGPPSPPSTPRSPSYAGPKAVAFIHTDLPESPPSLAVQRGRIGTCSRGWGRRGQPRVPPGLHLCHLGLPEDRPPLRAPWSPAAGVPPRGTMCRLHSAASSLFPSLSGPERDTK
- the ZDHHC8 gene encoding palmitoyltransferase ZDHHC8 isoform X4; its protein translation is MPRSPGTRLKPAKYIPVATAAALLVGSSTLFFVFTCPWLTRAVSPAVPVYNGIIFLFVLANFSMATFMDPGIFPRADEDEDKEDDFRAPLYKNVDVRGIQVRMKWCATCHFYRPPRCSHCSVCDNCVEDFDHHCPWVNNCIGRRNYRYFFLFLLSLSAHMVTGKFRGGVNPFTRGCYGNVEHVLCSPLAPRYVVEPPRLPLAARLKPPFLRPELLERAAPLKVKLSDNGLKSGLGRSKSKGSLDRLDEKPLDLGPPLPPKAEAGTFGGDLQTPRPSSAESALSAQRTSPPTPAMYKFRPAFPSGPKAPFCGPGDQVTGPDSLTLGEDSIHSLDFVSEPSLDLPDYTSGGLHATYPPSPPLSAADTFSGALRSLSLKAASRRAGDHVALQPLRSEGGPPTPHRSIFAPHALPNRNGSLSYDSLLNPGSPSGHTCPAHPSAGVASYRSPYLHPGAVGDPPRPPPRSFSPVLGPRPREPSPVRYDNLSRTIMASIQERKDREERERLLRSQADSLFGDSGVYDAPSSYSLQQASVLSEGPRGPALRYGSRDDLVAGPGFGGARNPALQTSLSSLSSAVSRAPRTSSSSLQADLANNNAPGPRPGSGSHRSPVRQGPPSPPSTPRSPSYAGPKAVAFIHTDLPESPPSLAVQRGRIGTCSRGWGRRGQPRVPPGLHLCHLGLPEDRPPLRAPWSPAAGVPPRGTMCRLHSAASSLFPSLSGPERDTK
- the ZDHHC8 gene encoding palmitoyltransferase ZDHHC8 isoform X3 yields the protein MPRSPGTRLKPAKYIPVATAAALLVGSSTLFFVFTCPWLTRAVSPAVPVYNGIIFLFVLANFSMATFMDPGIFPRADEDEDKEDDFRAPLYKNVDVRGIQVRMKWCATCHFYRPPRCSHCSVCDNCVEDFDHHCPWVNNCIGRRNYRYFFLFLLSLSAHMVGVVAFGLVYVLNHAEGLGAAHTTITMAVMCVAGLFFIPVIGLTGFHVVLVTRGRTTNEQVTGKFRGGVNPFTRGCYGNVEHVLCSPLAPRYVVEPPRLPLAARLKPPFLRPELLERAAPLKVKLSDNGLKSGLGRSKSKGSLDRLDEKPLDLGPPLPPKAEAGTFGGDLQTPRPSSAESALSAQRTSPPTPAMYKFRPAFPSGPKAPFCGPGDQVTGPDSLTLGEDSIHSLDFVSEPSLDLPDYTSGGLHATYPPSPPLSAADTFSGALRSLSLKAASRRAGDHVALQPLRSEGGPPTPHRSIFAPHALPNRNGSLSYDSLLNPGSPSGHTCPAHPSAGVASYRSPYLHPGAVGDPPRPPPRSFSPVLGPRPREPSPVRYDNLSRTIMASIQERKDREERERLLRSQADSLFGDSGVYDAPSSYSLQQASVLSEGPRGPALRYGSRDDLVAGPGFGGARNPALQTSLSSLSSAVSRAPRTSSSSLQADLANNNAPGPRPGSGSHRSPVRQGPPSPPSTPRSPSYAGPKAVAFIHTDLPESPPSLAVQRDHPQLKTPPSKLNGQSPGLARLGPAAGPPGPSASPARHTLVKKVSGVGGTTYEISV
- the ZDHHC8 gene encoding palmitoyltransferase ZDHHC8 isoform X5 — encoded protein: MPRSPGTRLKPAKYIPVATAAALLVGSSTLFFVFTCPWLTRAVSPAVPVYNGIIFLFVLANFSMATFMDPGIFPRADEDEDKEDDFRAPLYKNVDVRGIQVRMKWCATCHFYRPPRCSHCSVCDNCVEDFDHHCPWVNNCIGRRNYRYFFLFLLSLSAHMVGVVAFGLVYVLNHAEGLGAAHTTITMAVMCVAGLFFIPVIGLTGFHVVLVTRGRTTNEQVTGKFRGGVNPFTRGCYGNVEHVLCSPLAPRYVVEPPRLPLAARLKPPFLRPELLERAAPLKVKLSDNGLKSGLGRSKVTGPDSLTLGEDSIHSLDFVSEPSLDLPDYTSGGLHATYPPSPPLSAADTFSGALRSLSLKAASRRAGDHVALQPLRSEGGPPTPHRSIFAPHALPNRNGSLSYDSLLNPGSPSGHTCPAHPSAGVASYRSPYLHPGAVGDPPRPPPRSFSPVLGPRPREPSPVRYDNLSRTIMASIQERKDREERERLLRSQADSLFGDSGVYDAPSSYSLQQASVLSEGPRGPALRYGSRDDLVAGPGFGGARNPALQTSLSSLSSAVSRAPRTSSSSLQADLANNNAPGPRPGSGSHRSPVRQGPPSPPSTPRSPSYAGPKAVAFIHTDLPESPPSLAVQRGRIGTCSRGWGRRGQPRVPPGLHLCHLGLPEDRPPLRAPWSPAAGVPPRGTMCRLHSAASSLFPSLSGPERDTK
- the ZDHHC8 gene encoding palmitoyltransferase ZDHHC8 isoform X2, encoding MPRSPGTRLKPAKYIPVATAAALLVGSSTLFFVFTCPWLTRAVSPAVPVYNGIIFLFVLANFSMATFMDPGIFPRADEDEDKEDDFRAPLYKNVDVRGIQVRMKWCATCHFYRPPRCSHCSVCDNCVEDFDHHCPWVNNCIGRRNYRYFFLFLLSLSAHMVGVVAFGLVYVLNHAEGLGAAHTTITMAVMCVAGLFFIPVIGLTGFHVVLVTRGRTTNEQVTGKFRGGVNPFTRGCYGNVEHVLCSPLAPRYVVEPPRLPLAARLKPPFLRPELLERAAPLKVKLSDNGLKSGLGRSKSKGSLDRLDEKPLDLGPPLPPKAEAGTFGESALSAQRTSPPTPAMYKFRPAFPSGPKAPFCGPGDQVTGPDSLTLGEDSIHSLDFVSEPSLDLPDYTSGGLHATYPPSPPLSAADTFSGALRSLSLKAASRRAGDHVALQPLRSEGGPPTPHRSIFAPHALPNRNGSLSYDSLLNPGSPSGHTCPAHPSAGVASYRSPYLHPGAVGDPPRPPPRSFSPVLGPRPREPSPVRYDNLSRTIMASIQERKDREERERLLRSQADSLFGDSGVYDAPSSYSLQQASVLSEGPRGPALRYGSRDDLVAGPGFGGARNPALQTSLSSLSSAVSRAPRTSSSSLQADLANNNAPGPRPGSGSHRSPVRQGPPSPPSTPRSPSYAGPKAVAFIHTDLPESPPSLAVQRGRIGTCSRGWGRRGQPRVPPGLHLCHLGLPEDRPPLRAPWSPAAGVPPRGTMCRLHSAASSLFPSLSGPERDTK